Proteins co-encoded in one Nicotiana sylvestris chromosome 7, ASM39365v2, whole genome shotgun sequence genomic window:
- the LOC104221626 gene encoding DEAD-box ATP-dependent RNA helicase 53, mitochondrial-like has protein sequence MNSLFVLKKSSSSLHTSKRVALNALTHLLFSPSTSSGDKFITGNALPTSQFNSFTTATNSVTEKWVDSKFGFSLRGFHSSGKLQAGYAVADLPEDDEGLEISKLGISQEIISALAKKGITKLFPIQRAVLEPAMQGSDMIGRARTGTGKTLAFGIPIMDKIIRFNEKHGRGRNPLAIVLAPTRELAKQVDKEFFESAPGLDTLCVYGGVPISRQMSSLDRGVDIIVGTPGRVIDLLKRGALNLSEIQFVVLDEADQMLNVGFAEDVETILENVRQKHQTMMFSATMPSWILKITNKFLKNPIHIDLVGDSDQKLADGISLFSIVCEMHQKPAVLGPLITEHAKGGKCIVFTQTKRDADRLAYVMQKSLKCEALHGDISQNQRERTLSGFRQGQFNVLVATDVAARGLDVPNVDLVVHYELPNSSEIFVHRSGRTGRAGKKGSAILIYSSSQHRDVKGIERDVGCRFIELPRIEVEAGATDMFGDMGRSGGRFGSYGGTGSGRFGDSGSGRSGGYGNFGGRFGGQGGFSGRTGGFGGSDSGRSGGSYGGPSSGRSGNFGGSNRQGGFGNFGGSDRSGGFGSSNRTGGFGNSESSDRSTGFGGFGSGRSSGFGGVRSDNENRSSRSDDFGDGKASGDQGFGRKFF, from the exons atgaataGTCTTTTTGTGTTGAAAAAGTCTTCATCTTCTTTACATACCTCAAAAAGGGTTGCTCTTAATGCCCTTACTCATCTTTTATTCTCCCCGTCAACGTCGTCCGGCGACAAGTTTATTACCGGAAATGCCCTCCCGACTTCCCAATTTAACAGCTTTACCACTGCTACTAATTCAGTAACTGAGAAATGGGTTGATAGTAAATTTGGGTTTTCTCTAAGAGGGTTTCACTCTAGTGGTAAATTACAAGCTGGATATGCGGTGGCGGATTTGCCTGAAGATGATGAAGGGCTTGAGATATCAAAACTTGGTATTTCTCAGGAGATCATTTCTGCTTTGGCCAAAAAAGGAATTACTAAACTCTTCCCTATTCAG AGAGCTGTTCTGGAACCAGCAATGCAAGGATCTGACATGATTGGTCGAGCTAGAACTGGAACTGGAAAGACACTAGCTTTTGGCATTCCCATCATGGATAAGATCATTCGCTTCAACGAGAAGCATGG ACGGGGAAGGAACCCATTGGCCATAGTCTTGGCGCCTACAAGAGAACTTGCAAAACAAGTGGATAAAGAATTTTTTGAATCTGCTCCTGGTCTGGATACACTGTGTGTTTATGGTGGTGTCCCCATTTCACGCCAGATGAGCTCCCTTGATAGAGGAGTAGATATTATTGTGGGTACACCAGGTCGGGTTATTGATCTGCTGAAGAGGGGTGCTTTGAATTTGTCAGAGATCCAGTTTGTTGTTCTAGATGAAGCTGATCAAATGCTTAATGTGGGGTTTGCGGAGGATGTTGAGACCATTTTAGAAAATGTTCGACAGAAACATCAGACAATGATGTTCTCAGCCACAATGCCAAGTTGGATATTAAAGATTACCAACAAGTTCCTGAAGAATCCTATTCACATTGATCTT GTAGGAGATTCTGATCAGAAATTGGCTGATGGGATTTCCTTGTTTTCAATTGTTTGTGAGATGCATCAAAAACCAGCAGTTCTGGGTCCTCTGATAACC GAGCATGCAAAGGGAGGGAAGTGCATTGTTTTCACTCAAACTAAACGTGATGCTGATAGATTGGCTTATGTAATGCAAAAGAGTTTAAAATGTGAAGCTTTACATGGGGACATCTCACAAAACCAAAGGGAGAGAACTCTATCAGGATTTCGCCAAGGTCAATTCAATGTGTTGGTGGCCACTGATGTTGCTGCTCGAGGACTTGATGTACCTAATGTTGATCTG GTGGTACATTATGAGCTTCCAAACTCATCAGAGATCTTTGTTCATCGATCCGGTCGAACGGGGCGTGCTGGGAAGAAAGGAAGTGCAATTCTGATATATTCTTCAAGCCAACATAGGGATGTGAAAGGCATTGAACGCGATGTGGGATGCAGATTTATCGAG CTTCCAAGGATAGAAGTGGAGGCTGGAGCAACAGACATGTTCGGTGACATGGGCAGAAGTGGTGGTCGCTTTGGCTCTTATGGTGGCACGGGAAGTGGTCGCTTTGGTGATTCAGGTTCAGGTCGTTCTGGTGGCTATGGAAATTTTGGCGGCAGGTTTGGCGGGCAAGGCGGATTTTCTGGTCGAACAGGTGGATTTGGTGGATCCGATTCTGGACGATCAGGGGGTAGCTATGGTGGACCGAGCTCGGGCCGCTCAGGGAATTTTGGTGGCTCCAATCGTCAGGGAGGATTCGGCAATTTTGGTGGTTCAGACCGTAGTGGTGGTTTCGGAAGTTCAAATCGGACTGGTGGTTTTGGAAATTCCGAGAGTTCAGATCGCTCAACTGGTTTTGGAGGATTTGGTTCAGGCCGCTCTAGTGGATTTGGTGGTGTCCGTTCTGATAATGAAAATCGTTCGAGCCGTTCTGATGACTTTGGAGATGGCAAGGCTAGTGGTGACCAAGGTTTTGGGAGGAAATTTTTCTAG